gtcTGGGATAAAACAgtgagcaggaggaggggatTTAGGAGAGGAAAACCTATATGGCCCCTGGAGATGGGGAAGAGGCGGAAGGTGGCTGCCGCTGGTGGTCTGCAGAACAGAGCTAGGGCTGAGACCGGGGGATTGGATTTGGAGAGGTATAGGGGGGCAGGGGTGAGAGGTGAAGATCTGTAGTTAGCCTCACATGTGTAATTTTAACATCTTCATtgcacttgtttatttgtttttttattcaaggcggggtttctctgtggagctctggctgtcttggctccctttgtagaccaggatggcctcaaactcatagagatccacctgcctctgtctcccagaatgctgggaaaaCAGGTGTGTACGGCCATGCCTGTCTTATTACACTTCTTTTAATATCAACATTTGTCTTGTaggaaaaaagaacatgaaaaagtAGAGTTACCGTCTTGTATTGGTGTAAGAGCTATCAGTAACTAAGATGTCTGAAGATGAGAATACCGCAGAGGCTGAAGGAATCGCTAGTTTTGAGTCACTGGAGGAGGCTGGAGTTATTGAAGCAATGTCAGATCCGTTAAAGGAAGCTGCTCCTTCCTGGGAGAAGGAAGATTCCTACCAGTTTAACGAAACAAATGCTTCAAGTGACATGGAGCAGGGATCAGCTTCCTCCATAGACCAGCTTgacagaaatgaagagaaagatgaagatcAGGCTTCTGACACCAATGAGGCAGATGGCACCCCACAGAGCTCCAACAGCTCGTCAGAGACTAAGATCGATGAAGTCTACCAGCGAGCCAGATTCCCAATCGGCAGGAGAGTTAGTCCACGAATCtcaaaagaaaagctgggtgaaTTCGGTTTGCAGTCGAATAACTTCACAGTTAAGCTTGAAGCCAAGGGTTTACAAGAATTCCCTGTggacattttaaaagtcaaatatgtaaaatatctatatttagataaaaatcaaataaaaagcttCCAAGGGGCAGACCCAGGAGATCTACTAGGACTTGAGATTCTGTCCTTACAAGAAAATGGATTGCCGTCGATTCCCCTGGAAATTCAATTGTTTCACAATTTAAGGACACTAAATGTCAGTAACAATGAGATATCACAAATACCAAAAGAACTGTTGCAACTTGGGAATATGAGACAACTCTTCCTAGATAGCAATCATGTTGAGAGTTTACCGTCTGGCTTAGAAAGTCTTAGAAATCTGGAAACCTTAAGTTTGGGTAAAAACAAACTGACACATATACCAGATTCTCTGTCTGCTTTGAAAGCTTTGCATACTCTCAATCTGGAATACAACCAACTGACCATATTTTCCAAGTTTCTGTGCTTCCTTCCCAGGTTAATCTCACTCAACCTTAACGGAAATAAGATAGGCAGTTTGCCCAAAGAAGTTAGGGAACTGAAAAACTTAGAAAACCTCTTAATGGACCACAACCAACTTACTTTTTTGGCTGTGGAAATGTTTCAACTGcccaaaataaaagaacttcacCTTGCCGACAATAAACTAGAAGCTATTTCACCCAAAATTGAGAATTTCAAGGGTCTCAGGTTTCTTAACCTTGATAAAAATTTATTGAAGAACATACCAAAGAAAATTTCCCACTGTGTAATGTTGGAGTGTCTTAGTCTTAGTGACAATAACATAGAAGAACTTCCTAGGAAAATCCATAAGCTTAAAAATCTGAAGCAACTCCAcgtaaacagaaataaaatgataaagatgGCTGATGAGATCTCACATCTTAACAATTTAAAGAGCCTGGAGTGTTCCGGCAATCAAATCACACATGTTCCTATTGAAATAAAAAACTGCAGGAAAATAACCAGGGTCGAACTGAATTATAACAATATAATGTACTTCCCCGTGGGGCTGTGTGCTCTGCCGTCACTTGACTACTTGACTTTCAACGGAAATTATATTTCAGAAATCCCCATGGACATCTCTTTCAGTAAGCAGCTGCTTCATTTAGAACTGAATAGAAACAAACTCCTCATCTTCTCAGAATACTTGTGTTCACTCACTAATCTTGAATACCTGGATCTTggcaaaaaccaaataaagacaattcctgcctgtgtctctgccaTGGTGTCGCTCCGTGTGCTCATTCTGTCTGCTAATAAGTTTGAAAAATTCCCAAAGGAACTGTGTGCGTTAAAAGCCTTGCAAGTCCTTGATATTTCCGAAAATCAGTTACAGCAAGTACCTTCAGACATATCCAAACTAAAAGCGATCCAGAAATTAAACTTCTCCAGCAATCAGTTCACGCATTTTCCTGTTGACCTGTGCCATCTTAAAACACTGGAGGACTTGAATATGAGTCAGGGGAATGGGAAAAAGGTAAGCTGCTCTTTTGggtgtggaggagagggagactAGGGGAGTCTCAACCTGAGATACAGTGTAGgcatgtgctggctagttttatgtccgcttgacacaagctagagtctttagagaggagagagcctcaattgagaaaatgcctctggcCGTAGGGTACTGTCTCAATGAGTGATTGCTGGGAGAGGGcccaagcccactgtgggtggggccatccctgggctggtggtcctgggttctttaagaaagcgggctgagcaagccatgatcaAGCCAGGgaacagcatccctccatggcctctgcatcagttcctgccttccaggatcctgtcctgcttgagttcctacctcAGTGCTTTTGAAGATGAGCTGTTACACGGAACTGTAAGTGAAGTAAACCTTTTTCtttccaagttgattttggtcatggtgtttcatcgcagcaatagtaATCCTGACTAAGGCTACATGCAAGTgcttgtaatttctttcttttctttttcttttttctttttttaaagacaggatttctctgtttagccctggttgtcctagacttactttgtagaataggctgaactcaaactcacagaggtccacctgcctctgcctccctgagtgctgggattaaaggcgtgcaccaccttgcccagcttatatgtgtattttaaacaGGTGAAATTCTTTGAAAACATGGCTTAGAGACACATCTCTCTACACAAAAGCTTTACAGGACATTTCATTCAAATGCAACGTGAAACAAGGACAACTTTCTATTTAGTTCATTGGGAGATTTCTcaaattgtatgtgtgttgtatatgcgTGCATTCTGTGGTTGTGTGCATGGATACATGTGGGTGCACTTGGGTATGTTTGCATGAAGAAGCTtgaggtgtcttcctcaatggcactccatttttgttgtttttgtttggttgaggtTTCAGTATAAAGCCCGGGtgtccctggaacttgctgtgtagacttgaactcacagagattggtcTGTTTTGCTTCTTGTGTTAGCATGCCCTCCCGGAGCTCACAAACTGGCTAGACCAGTTGCCTAATAAATGTGTCTCTACCTCAGTTTCTTTGCACTGGAGTAATATGCATAGCCCAACTTTCAAGTGGCTGCAAGGGatccgaactcagatcctcaggcttgcagGCACCCTATTGACTGAGTCATCTACTTAACCCTATTGTAAGAAGTTTTAACCTGCTCAACTCACGAATGGCTCTGGGGTCTGATCCCTATGACCAACAATGCATTGCTGAAAATCTAGAAAATTGAGAAGATAGAAATTATTCCACAGGCTCATCATAATAAAACTATTATATGTTGCTTTAGTGTTATTTTAGACACTTTTTCTTATATAGATTTATAAAGGTATAAAAAGACtataaattcaattaaaaattttattgtatgtatgcatTTCTCCTAGGTAGGATGTAATAATCTtcctaataatttttataataagtgTATGATTTATGTAACTAATCACTATTAAGCATTTAGAAATGTTCTTTGTGATAATGCTTTAATAAATttctatataaatgtatttttcatatttcaagcTGTTTTCTTTGGATATCACTCCTgaaaattgtttgtttatttgtttgcttgtttgtttatgatTGTGGTGCTAGGGATCGATCCCAAACCTCACACACTGTAGGTGAGTACGCTTCTACTAAGTTAGACATCACGCCTTGGAAACATTTTTACTCTTTAGGAAGTAAAAACAATTACTGCTATATCCTTGGATCTCAATAGCCACAGCTTTCGCTGGTCGTTTTAATGCTGGACTGTTAGCCAAAGCAAAATCCTTCCAAATCTGTTCTTTAAAACCTTCCTTTTTGCTCAAACAGAATCTCTATGATCTATGCCTGGGGTTACAGCTCAGAACCAACTTATCTGGTCTTTAGCCTGTAACGCCTACTATGTAAAGTGTTTTTGGCAAGCCCTGCCACAGTGGAGGTGTGCCGCCTAAGCAACGGAATGAAGAATGAAACAAATTGCAGTAAAGTGGCTCGTGAACTAAAATACCCACTTTGGTTCTGCGACATAATTACCAGCTAATCTGACTACCTTATGGTATGAGCTTTGACTCTCTCCTCTTGTGTCTTGTGACTCCTCTAGACCAAGTCCctaactttctcctttttattaacTCTTTCTTTGACCTCATCACACCTACTTGTCACACACACAATCCTTAGCACTCTAGTCCCACAGTCACCACCTATCCCTGGAacccctgccccaatcccatgccatctgtctctaacaatttctgtcaagctacctcccatccataatccaatATACTTGCTAAtactcttcatctgggccaaatcctccatccacactggccatgcgcttctcctccacctaacccatgatggcgcagtcttcttctcctctcctccagtctctcttcctcccaagattctctccctcccctccagccctggaaccttagccatgcctatcccattttccatgcccaggtgtgatggtcttttattggtcaaataggttaggctcttaggcaaggtactggtggggcagagacagcaagcagtaattagcagcAAAATGCATCAGACAAATCTCCAGCAATAGTCACAGAACTTCCATTGGGCAAAGGGAAGGTCACTCAGCAGGATTCTTCTTTCAACAGCAGCTACATCATCCCAGCAATTTCTTCCTCTGGTTAACACTGagtgaaaatttaaagaatatttatccaggcatggtggccatgtctttaatcccagcataagGGGGACAGGGTGGAGAAACAGGTAGgtctatgagtttaaggctaacctggtcagtttcagagaagctagggctacataaataatgtctcaaaatatgaaatgaaatattCAAACAGAATATTTGTTTGAAGGAAATTCACTGTCAGTCCTGCCCACCTGTGTATGCCGAGCTTATTCCTACTACAGGAGTTTGGAAGTCTTggttacttatatatttttttgaagtTCTCACCTCTCCATACTGGGCACCACTTCACTAGCCATATTTATGCATGGTGTTTATCTTGCTTTATATAGCTACTTCACAATCCTactcagtgctgtgtgtgtgtgtgtgtgtgtgagtgtgtaatgtgtgtggtctgtgtgtttatgattgtgttgtgtgtggtatgtttgtatgtgtagtgtgtgttgtatgtgtgttgtgtgtgtgcttataattgtgtgtgtatgtttgtgatgTGGGtggtatatttgtatgtatggtgtgtgtgttgtaggtggtgtgcgtgtgtgttgggcATAtagtgtgtatgagagtgtgtttGTTGTGTATGTTGTattagtggggtgtgtgtggtctgtgtatagtggtgtgtgtgtgtgtggtgtacacacatgtgtaagggtgggtgtctttctctatcacttGCTGTGATAAGCATTGGATAAACTGTGACCAAGCAGT
The Acomys russatus chromosome 10, mAcoRus1.1, whole genome shotgun sequence genome window above contains:
- the Lrrd1 gene encoding leucine-rich repeat and death domain-containing protein 1 codes for the protein MSEDENTAEAEGIASFESLEEAGVIEAMSDPLKEAAPSWEKEDSYQFNETNASSDMEQGSASSIDQLDRNEEKDEDQASDTNEADGTPQSSNSSSETKIDEVYQRARFPIGRRVSPRISKEKLGEFGLQSNNFTVKLEAKGLQEFPVDILKVKYVKYLYLDKNQIKSFQGADPGDLLGLEILSLQENGLPSIPLEIQLFHNLRTLNVSNNEISQIPKELLQLGNMRQLFLDSNHVESLPSGLESLRNLETLSLGKNKLTHIPDSLSALKALHTLNLEYNQLTIFSKFLCFLPRLISLNLNGNKIGSLPKEVRELKNLENLLMDHNQLTFLAVEMFQLPKIKELHLADNKLEAISPKIENFKGLRFLNLDKNLLKNIPKKISHCVMLECLSLSDNNIEELPRKIHKLKNLKQLHVNRNKMIKMADEISHLNNLKSLECSGNQITHVPIEIKNCRKITRVELNYNNIMYFPVGLCALPSLDYLTFNGNYISEIPMDISFSKQLLHLELNRNKLLIFSEYLCSLTNLEYLDLGKNQIKTIPACVSAMVSLRVLILSANKFEKFPKELCALKALQVLDISENQLQQVPSDISKLKAIQKLNFSSNQFTHFPVDLCHLKTLEDLNMSQGNGKKLTRLPEELCNMTQLKTLDISNNAFKEIPKDIGELRNLVSLHAYNNQINSLPPSFLSLKALQHLDLKGNNLRVLPNAIYNLLSLKEINFDDNPLLRPPVEICKGKQLHTIACYLQRADERDEKILEKIFNIVANNITEINFEFLQQKLHMKSSENSIPVKNTTPLSERVYQAFIKWKADQNLSLTVTAIRDRLVRALNMIGAYDIMDRITALNLYTSAIKL